The following DNA comes from Anopheles arabiensis isolate DONGOLA chromosome 3, AaraD3, whole genome shotgun sequence.
accaaaccaatCAACACTCGAAACCAGCAACAGGTCTTAAattgaataacaaaaacaaatcctttaaACGGCTGCAAAGCACTGCGCTGGCGACAATGACTGGGTAATCGAAAATTGATGGCTTCGGGCAAACGCTGCCACACGCGCGGTTTTCCCAAGTACCGTCCCCCGACCAACCTTGCTACAGCGCTACCCTTAGCAAGACGCCTCTGAACGGCAGCGGTGAGCCGTggcaataaatatttattgataaattaaatttattgctcCATCACCGTGTCATGGCACGGGTGACAAGACGCAAGATTATGACAAATACGAACATCCCAGTACTAAGGGATGTTGGCAGTtagctttttgttgttccttCCGCAAAAGACTATCAAGCAGCGTCGATCAAGACACCTCGATCCATCGACCACTTACGCACATACTTACGGACGCATGTGAGAGGCAATCAGTACAGATTGATTGTTTGTAATGGCATCTTGCGATGGAGCGGGAACAGACAACGGGATGACAGCTTCCGTGGGGCGATTTGTAactttttttggaaattttcaaTCAACGGTGTACTGTACTGATGCTGTGAATTTAATTATTGTAGAGGTTGCATTACATGTTCCACCAAGCTCCTGTGGTTAGCGGTACCTTTTTTCTTTATCACAATGTTCACAACCAATCAAGAAAGTGTTTATAAACCAACATCTTATTGattctttcatattttttttctctcgctcgaCAGATCATGAAAATATCCATCtacaagctgctgctgttcgtcaTCCTCTCAACGGTGATGCTATGCTGTCACACGTCCGAAGCTGGACCGGCCCGCCAGCTGGCCAGCCTGGCCGCGAGAGCCTCCAAGATCCCGCGCTCGATACGGGCGCCCTTCCGCAACTCGGAAATGATGACGGCACGAGGCTTCGGCAAGCGCCGGGCTCCGATTGGCGTCAGTTTCGGCAGTGGCCGGCCAGCACACCACAGCCTGGCAGCGGGCGACGCTGAGTCAGCACCATGGGCCGAGGAAAAGCACGACATCAGCAAGCTGATGGAGGATCTGGCGAGCGTCGATCAGAACGATCCCCAGC
Coding sequences within:
- the LOC120903676 gene encoding allatotropins-like; this translates as MEIMKISIYKLLLFVILSTVMLCCHTSEAGPARQLASLAARASKIPRSIRAPFRNSEMMTARGFGKRRAPIGVSFGSGRPAHHSLAAGDAESAPWAEEKHDISKLMEDLASVDQNDPQQQLIGGDQENSFPLEWFANEMSTNPTLAKSILQRFVDTNRDGLLETGELMPGAGANGNELGSELF